In the Sarcophilus harrisii chromosome 1, mSarHar1.11, whole genome shotgun sequence genome, one interval contains:
- the LOC100920272 gene encoding uncharacterized protein LOC100920272 isoform X4 — MLCTDPGCEVCNSVALEAELLFKSTLPELASWALPSDLSLNLPSNLSLVPSSSQNTSPPHSSSRNPSSSMTANILPGHALSISPIHSMDLSFSLPHSSPSATNSLQGKSPIRVQTFSQSSTTSRTHISVLAHTSTVVRTSLMTDSSTETIPPGTLSPQLTPKLSKAPTPLVQPSPLVVPPVTQATFMAQISSVNPTTPVTPSFNPAIPQESPSQFITHTSLLKDLQSVTMAASSVPTLPIAPTLSFTPTLPVAPTLPVAPTLPVAPTLSTTIPPAMAPQPPLVPPHPMALPSSVAFPPRMALPSPVAPSLFPLPPVAPTPLVAPNPSIPPTLSFAPTLPVAPVPPVAPTPFVAPTPYFTPIPSVTPAPPFAPAPYFAPTPYFAPTPSFAPAPSFDAVPSVAPTLSVASSPPIAQTSSLDRSFLIDPAYLRGHPQLCHSSYVAHTTSLDPNYSRTFTTSVASTPSLDLTHSSVFTSSKAPSMTPVFSRNSGSFSPPTTSIAPLKAPTLSTKPSRTSRFHGSSLTPKASLAHPSSMARSPGDSPTSSVVHLSSLVQMPSRVCTTAASCPSSMRLTSSQASTPSTICTPSVVHTPLITCTSSATPPISVTPTFSQASTVQEKNTSQILRSSLFCIPSGAQTHSTVETTSVAATTLEEQTVSQVLRFSLSGTSPGAQNPPRTHSHSASHRPLVSSTPSAVHTTPPSRKPLVDRMHIKDPAAFLNSTSLVDFQPPRQPSLTPRPSSHPLSPATCEGPDQLSTLPKVLSPEEDALISSASLTDISESFATFSGSSQWRNSQGYLMLPYLLLWGSQLEPLSLGLPEPYLWGKKEEKGTLPLSMPEEKICDSKTSEWQEKNLVPLRLRLSEQATNSRTQQYPEANEVPLLSPSAQEFLEMHITEKIALHIWKEKELLSQPRPDIPPCFQRRELKKLSLVLEDRESSVKDLWAPDSEPWGASGTEQSFLGSERSLVNTMKREQMPNSRRLHRPISLLLAPTTLHFLNRLCSMPGRGAESTLSHNRQCIQLFWGLPSLHSESLATTYMGSSSSCWLGTTIKLPPGDNPLVFFNDLSYLHLPGSASQPSLPSPTQHLTLLPPSYPTSSRSPSSPFPLLSPTLSPPSPSPSLPSSSPHIKTFKTDPEESPIKIPTIYLPRFQALEWHLLQKQLQSLWGVPLIVQRSHEAFNPLPLQLPQVHKASCPQVQISNWPQELPFISKDVKKILETHLRRRLVQHHWGLARRVEDSIKHLAPQTIPQQDPASPQKPKSPTSEGLKHSGKKDTASDSAAVLGMASAIIPETGPVSHAEESPKSDLEKSPSPSQQEVLQQHLLQKSVAIQQKVVPESVSRSWATARGRSVSLQPTQPSQRPPKMREIVPPVSSMEDTATQTPPQPHLQPEIEPQPQSQPQAPSPTEEVIYEVEPCKDIPFLNPETKKVLESHIRHMHIRLKWGLPKKVLESIYLFKLKNSGLLQATSPTGGGGLGFDSRVGKRNLQEIWVGGVAREASAVVLDILEAEKGSWNVGKELWEAPQAGGDWEENTFLSRSNLMHRGPRKHISEIGSRREILELNMKHPVLLPRQKSLPSSFRKQLQGPGTFPFFKDNEGVDSDSICLLKSSCVLNKSNNFSKLNFHLKKRMVEKVLGIPLRVRESREMATRRQLTPCQLKETVAAVESESVQEPSPETESKEVVQMAEGQTLSLRTMDTQDLSCLIYKAQFANEEEFDLKVLEPSYEESLTKNTLVQPCALGFQATEVLPSYTLEQPNKDMTSAEGLGTLVKVEGKSPGFREYQKLHSQVTGKNQGKLWLQPQRQGNYSKPPRDQGMGLEKPEKDPNFLKGHTYTSRWPSQGPMSSVLGFPKQEGVLQRKISLEISLAEKMKSFFNWLRPKKKIKGTKEPLARGEVAIAEETAKQSPFTVRPFSKGNRAPFGSRAPSAPEDMTVVGLILEKKMGSMDDLYSWEEEQQQERELQLLDAQTKPPSNKFRELRALPSARPREGNGKSSGHGKRSAGHWSLSWERQAQDREKRVKNKKTVRFRDQHLPPEKLASIASEMSISSGQFRCRQRGSRFSRTLGHSQHHAKPPLRGPYFQRSPGPSTQYGVFWLPTRESSFPGDNLFS, encoded by the coding sequence ATGCTATGCACAGATCCGGGCTGTGAAGTGTGCAATTCTGTGGCTTTGGAGGCTGAACTGCTCTTCAAATCCACTCTGCCCGAACTGGCCTCCTGGGCCCTGCCATCTGATCTCTCTCTAAATTTGCCTTCCAACCTCTCCCTGGTCCCCAGCTCCTCACAAAACACAAGTCCACCACACTCCTCCTCACGGAATCCCTCTTCCTCCATGACGGCCAATATCTTACCTGGTCATgctctttctatttctcccatCCACTcaatggacctcagtttctccctgCCCCATTCCTCGCCTTCAGCTACTAACTCTCTTCAGGGCAAATCCCCCATCAGGGTCCAGACCTTTTCTCAGTCCAGTACGACTTCCAGGACCCATATATCGGTGCTGGCTCACACCTCCACTGTTGTCCGCACTTCCTTGATGACAGATTCTTCCACAGAAACTATCCCTCCTGGGACCCTGTCCCCACAGTTAACTCCTAAGCTCTCAAAGGCCCCCACTCCCTTAGTGCAGCCAAGTCCCTTGGTAGTCCCACCTGTTACTCAAGCTACCTTCATGGCCCAAATTTCCTCAGTGAATCCCACCACTCCAGTTACTCCTTCATTTAACCCAGCTATTCCCCAGGAATCACCTAGCCAGTTTATTACCCATACCTCCTTGCTTAAGGATCTCCAATCAGTCACCATGGCTGCCTCTTCAGTTCCCACTCTTCCTATTGCTCCCACTTTATCTTTCACTCCCACCCTTCCTGTAGCTCCCACCCTTCCTGTAGCTCCCACCCTTCCTGTGGCTCCCACCCTTTCCACTACTATCCCACCTGCTATGGCTCCCCAGCCTCCTCTGGTTCCCCCCCATCCGATGGCTCTCCCCTCTTCTGTGGCTTTCCCTCCTCGGATGGCTCTCCCCTCTCCTGttgctccttctcttttccctctacctCCTGTGGCTCCCACTCCTCTTGTGGCTCCCAACCCTTCTATTCCCCCAACCCTCTCTTTTGCTCCAACCCTTCCTGTGGCTCCTGTACCTCCTGTGGCTCCCACCCCTTTTGTGGCTCCGACCCCTTATTTTACTCCCATTCCTTCTGTTACCCCGGCCCCTCCTTTTGCTCCTGCCCCGTATTTTGCTCCCACCCCTTATTTTGCTCCCACTCCTTCTTTTGCTCCTGCCCCTTCTTTTGATGCTGTTCCTTCTGTTGCTCCCACCCTTTCTGTGGCTTCCAGCCCCCCAATAGCCCAAACTTCCTCATTAGACAGATCATTTTTAATAGACCCTGCTTACTTACGGGGACATCCCCAACTCTGCCATTCTTCTTACGTGGCCCATACTACCTCACTGGACCCCAACTACTCGAGAACTTTCACCACTTCTGTGGCTTCTACCCCCTCCTTGGACCTTACCCATTCATCAGTCTTCACTTCCTCCAAAGCTCCTTCAATGACTCCTGTATTCTCCAGGAattctggttccttctcacctccTACCACTTCAATAGCCCCCTTAAAAGCTCCCACCCTGTCAACAAAACCCTCCAGGACCTCCAGATTCCACGGCTCCTCCCTCACACCCAAGGCCTCTCTAGCCCACCCTTCCTCAATGGCCAGAAGCCCAGGGGACAGCCCTACCTCTTCTGTGGTCCATCTCTCCTCTCTGGTCCAAATGCCCTCCAGGGTCTGTACCACTGCGGCGAGCTGCCCCAGCTCCATGAGGCTCACCTCCTCCCAGGCTTCCACCCCCTCCACAATCTGCACTCCTTCTGTGGTTCACACTCCCCTCATAACCTGCACTTCCTCTGCAACGCCCCCCATTTCTGTGACTCCCACCTTCTCACAGGCCTCCACCGTACAAGAGAAAAACACCTCACAGATTCTCAGATCTTCCTTGTTCTGTATTCCCTCTGGAGCCCAGACCCATTCCACAGTTGAAACCACTTCAGTAGCTGCCACCACCTTAGAGGAACAGACTGTCTCCCAGGTGCTTAGATTCTCACTGTCTGGGACTAGCCCCGGCGCCCAGAACCCTCCCAGGACCCACAGCCACTCCGCCAGCCACAGGCCACTAGTGAGCAGCACCCCCTCAGCAGTCCATACCACCCCACCGAGTAGGAAACCCTTGGTGGACCGTATGCACATCAAGGACCCGGCGGCCTTTCTGAATTCCACTTCTCTAGTAGACTTTCAGCCTCCCCGACAACCTTCCCTGACTCCAAGGCCCTCAAGTCATCCCCTCTCGCCAGCCACATGCGAAGGACCAGACCAGCTGAGCACCCTTCCCAAAGTCTTATCCCCAGAGGAGGATGCTCTGATATCCTCAGCCTCCCTGACCGACATCAGTGAATCATTTGCAACCTTTTCGGGCTCCTCTCAATGGCGGAATTCCCAAGGGTACTTAATGCTCCCTTACTTGTTGCTCTGGGGTTCCCAACTGGAGCCCCTTTCTCTTGGACTACCAGAACCCTATCtgtgggggaaaaaggaagaaaaggggactCTGCCCCTTTCAATGCCAGAAGAAAAGATATGTGACAGTAAGACCTCAGAGTGGCAGGAGAAGAACTTGGTTCCTTTACGACTGAGGCTTTCTGAACAGGCTACGAATTCCAGAACCCAGCAGTACCCAGAGGCTAATGAAGTCCCACTCCTCAGCCCAAGTGCCCAGGAATTCCTGGAGATGCACATCACAGAAAAAATAGCACTCCATATTTGGAAGGAAAAGGAGTTACTGAGCCAGCCAAGGCCAGATATCCCACCATGTTTCCAGCGCAGAGAATTGAAGAAATTGTCCTTAGTCCTAGAAGACAGAGAGTCATCTGTTAAAGATCTGTGGGCCCCTGATTCAGAGCCTTGGGGTGCCTCTGGGACAGAGCAGTCCTTCTTGGGTTCTGAAAGGTCCCTTGTCAATACCATGAAGCGAGAGCAGATGCCCAACTCCCGGAGGCTTCACAGACCTATATCCCTGCTCTTAGCCCCCACCACCCTCCATTTCCTGAACAGACTCTGTTCCATGCCTGGGCGGGGTGCTGAGAGCACTCTGAGCCATAATCGACAATGCATCCAGCTCTTTTGGGGTCTCCCCTCTCTACACAGTGAATCTTTGGCCACAACCTATATGGGGTCTAGCAGCTCATGCTGGCTGGGGACCACCATCAAATTGCCACCGGGGGACAATCCCTTGGTTTTCTTCAATGATCTTTCCTACCTCCACCTGCCCGGTTCAGCTAGTCAACCCTCTCTGCCTTCTCCAACTCAGCACTTAACGCTGCTTCCTCCTTCATACCCAACCTCATCCCGGTCACCATCTTCACCATTTCCACTCCTATCCCCAACTCTCTCTCcaccctccccttccccatccctacCCTCATCTTCCCCCCACATCAAGACCTTCAAAACTGACCCTGAAGAGAGCCCAATAAAGATCCCCACTATCTACCTGCCCAGGTTCCAGGCCCTGGAGTGGCACCTGCTGCAGAAACAGCTCCAGTCCTTATGGGGCGTGCCCCTGATTGTTCAAAGATCTCATGAGGCCTTCAACCCTTTGCCTCTCCAGCTGCCCCAGGTCCACAAGGCCTCCTGCCCCCAGGTTCAGATTTCCAACTGGCCCCAAGAGCTGCCTTTCATATCCAAAGATGTCAAGAAAATACTGGAGACCCATCTCCGAAGGAGGCTTGTCCAACACCATTGGGGCCTGGCCCGGAGGGTGGAAGACTCCATCAAACACCTCGCCCCCCAGACCATACCTCAGCAAGATCCAGCAAGTCCCCAAAAGCCCAAGTCTCCTACATCTGAAGGCCTCAAGCACTCTGGCAAGAAGGATACGGCCAGCGACTCTGCAGCTGTTCTAGGCATGGCATCGGCAATAATTCCAGAGACGGGTCCAGTCAGTCATGCAGAGGAGAGCCCAAAGAGCGACCTTGAGAAAAGCCCATCCCCTAGCCAACAGGAGGTACTACAGCAACATCTCCTTCAGAAGAGTGTGGCCATTCAGCAGAAAGTGGTTCCTGAGAGCGTGAGCCGTTCGTGGGCCACTGCAAGGGGTCGGTCTGTGTCCTTACAGCCTACTCAGCCATCTCAGAGACCACCCAAAATGAGAGAGATTGTCCCTCCGGTTTCATCTATGGAAGACACAGCCACTCAAACCCCACCTCAGCCCCACTTACAGCCAGAAATTGAGCCCCAGCCACAGTCCCAGCCCCAGGCTCCTTCACCCACTGAAGAAGTGATTTATGAGGTAGAACCCTGCAAGGACATTCCATTCCTTAATCCAGAGACTAAGAAAGTCCTTGAATCCCACATTCGCCACATGCACATCCGGCTGAAGTGGGGTCTGCCCAAAAAGGTCCTTGAATCCATCTACCTGTTTAAACTAAAAAATTCAGGCTTGCTCCAAGCTACTTCCCCTACTGGAGGTGGGGGCCTAGGGTTTGATTCTAGGGTAGGCAAAAGAAACCTCCAGGAAATCTGGGTGGGTGGTGTTGCCAGAGAGGCCTCAGCTGTTGTATTAGATATTTTGGAGGCAGAGAAGGGTTCCTGGAATGTtgggaaagaactttgggaggCACCACAGGCTGGGGGGGACTGGGAAGAGAATACATTTCTCTCTAGGTCTAACTTAATGCATAGGGGACCCCGAAAGCACATATCTGAAATTGGGTCTAGGAGGGAAATTTTAGAGCTGAATATGAAGCATCCAGTTTTACTTCCAAGACAGAAGAGCCTACCCTCCAGTTTCAGGAAGCAACTTCAAGGACCGGGAACATTTCCCTTCTTCAAGGACAATGAGGGAGTAGATAGTGACAGCATTTGCCTCCTTAAGAGTTCCTGTGTATTAAACAAATCCAACAACTTCTCTAAGCTAAATTTTCACCTGAAGAAAAGGATGGTGGAGAAGGTTTTGGGAATTCCCTTGAGGGTAAGGGAATCTAGAGAAATGGCCACAAGAAGACAACTCACTCCCTGTCAACTGAAAGAGACTGTGGCAGCTGTTGAGTCTGAAAGTGTTCAAGAGCCTTCACCTGAGACAGAGAGTAAAGAGGTCGTCCAGATGGCCGAGGGACAAACCCTCTCTCTAAGAACCATGGATACTCAGGATCTAAGCTGCCTTATTTATAAAGCACAATTTGCCAATGAGGAAGAATTTGACCTCAAAGTACTAGAACCAAGCTACGAAGAGTCTCTCACTAAAAACACTCTGGTCCAGCCCTGTGCTCTTGGTTTTCAGGCTACTGAGGTCCTCCCGTCATACACACTGGAGCAACCGAATAAGGACATGACAAGTGCTGAGGGGCTTGGTACTCTTGTGAAGGTGGAAGGAAAAAGCCCTGGCTTTAGGGAGTACCAGAAACTTCATTCTCAGGTCACAGGCAAAAATCAGGGCAAACTCTGGCTACAACCTCAGAGACAGGGGAACTACAGTAAACCCCCAAGAGACCAAGGAATGGGGCTTGAAAAACCAGAAAAGGACCCTAATTTTTTGAAGGGCCACACCTATACCAGCAGGTGGCCGTCTCAGGGTCCTATGAGCAGTGTTTTAGGGTTCCCAAAGCAGGAGGGAGTACTCCAGCGCAAAATCTCCTTAGAAATTAGTTTAGCAGAGAAGATGAAGAGCTTCTTCAACTGGCTTCGTCCTAAGAAGAAAATCAAAGGGACAAAAGAGCCCTTAGCTAGAGGAGAGGTAGCAATAGCTGAGGAGACTGCTAAGCAAAGTCCATTCACAGTCAGGCCTTTCTCCAAAGGGAACAGGGCTCCTTTCGGCAGTCGGGCTCCTTCAGCTCCGGAGGACATGACTGTTGTTGGACTGATCTTAGAGAAGAAGATGGGGTCGATGGACGATCTGTATTCTTGGGAAGAGGAGCAGCAACAGGAGAGGGAGCTCCAGCTGCTGGATGCCCAGACAAAGCCCCCTAGCAATAAATTCAGGGAACTCAGGGCACTCCCCTCCGCTAGGCCTCGGGAGGGTAATGGCAAATCAAGCGGTCATGGAAAACGTTCAGCAGGCCACTGGAGTCTGAGTTGGGAGAGGCAGGCCCAGGACAGGGAGAAACgggttaaaaataagaaaactgtgaGATTCAGGGATCAGCACCTGCCCCCAGAGAAGCTGGCTTCCATTGCTAGTGAGATGTCCATCTCTTCAGGTCAGTTCCGATGTCGCCAGAGAGGGTCCAGGTTCTCCAGGACTCTAGGTCACTCTCAGCACCACGCCAAGCCACCTCTTCGGGGGCCCTactttcagagatccccaggccCTTCCACTCAGTATGGAGTATTTTGGCTCCCTACCCGAGAATCCAGTTTCCCAGGAGATAACTTGTTCTCATGA